The following are from one region of the Arachis duranensis cultivar V14167 chromosome 10, aradu.V14167.gnm2.J7QH, whole genome shotgun sequence genome:
- the LOC107469301 gene encoding protein FAR1-RELATED SEQUENCE 5-like produces MKDVGLWIISKVVLNHSHPCCPDQAEMLKQHMELSMFVRRSIETHEEVGIRPSKTYQSFVAATCSHRELSFIEKDIRNYITREVRNISEEDDAKEFRKYLADARSRAAFDYFGDVVSFDTTYNTNRYNLVLGSFVGMNHHGGKAPKGILTDQCASIQRAIELCMPITIHR; encoded by the exons ATGAAGGATGTTGGTCTTTGGATAATTTCCAAAGTTGTTTTGAATCACTCACATCCTTGTTGTCCAGACCAGGCTGAGATGCTCAAACAACACATGGAGCTTAGCATGTTCGTGCGCCGTAGCATCGAAACCCACGAGGAAGTCGGAATCAGACCGAgcaaaacttaccaatcatttgtGGCAGCAACTTGCAGCCACCGTGAACTAAGTTTTATAGAAAAAGACATAAGAAATTACATCACAAGGGAAGTACGAAATATTTCCGAAGAAGACGATGCCAAAGAATTTAGGAAGTACCTA GCTGATGCAAGAAGCAGAGCTGCATTTGATTATTTCGGAGACGTGGTTTCATTTGACACTACCTATAACACAAACAG GTACAATTTGGTTTTAGGTTCTTTTGTTGGTATGAATCATCACG GAGGAAAGGCACCAAAAGGTATTCTTACTGATCAATGTGCATCGATTCAAAGGGCAATTGAGTTGTGCATGCCAATAACAATTCACCGCTAG
- the LOC107469307 gene encoding amino acid transporter AVT6C, whose protein sequence is MSPAAGVNVPLLPESTGSSTQPASVSGAVFNVATTIVGAGIMSIPAILKVLGVIPAFAMIAVIAVLAEVSVEFLLRFTHSGKTTTYAGVMREAFGTFGALAVQVCVIVTNVGALILYLIIIGDVLSGKGNEGGEVHLGLLQQWFGIHWWNSREFALFITLVFVMLPLVLYKRVESLKYSSAVSTFLAVVFVAICSGMAVVAVLQGKTQTPRLFPRLDYQTSFFDLFTAVPVVVTAFTFHFNVHPIGFELAKASHMTKAVRLALMLCAVIYFAIGLFGYLLFGDSTQSDILINFDQNAGSAVGSLLNGVVRISYALHIMLVFPLLNFSLRANIDELLFPKKPMLANDNKRFVILTLVLLVVSYLAAIAIPDIWYFFQFLGSTTALCLAFVFPGAIVLRDAYEVSTRRDKIIALVMIILAVVTSVMAISTNVYNALSSKS, encoded by the exons ATGTCGCCGGCGGCGGGTGTCAACGTCCCCCTCCTGCCGGAATCCACCGGATCCTCTACTCAACCGGCGTCAGTCTCTGGCGCCGTCTTCAACGTGGCGACGACCATCGTCGGCGCAGGAATCATGTCGATCCCGGCGATCCTAAAGGTCCTCGGCGTTATACCTGCGTTTGCCATGATTGCAGTGATCGCAGTTCTCGCTGAAGTGTCAGTTGAGTTTCTGTTGAGGTTCACGCACTCCGGCAAAACGACGACGTACGCCGGCGTCATGAGAGAAGCGTTCGGAACCTTCGGAGCACTTGCCGTACAAGTTTGTGTCATCGTCACAAACGTTGGAGCCTTGATTCTATACCTAATTATTATTG GGGATGTGCTATCTGGAAAGGGAAATGAAGGTGGAGAAGTGCACTTGGGCCTTCTGCAGCAGTGGTTTGGGATTCATTGGTGGAATTCCAGGGAATTTGCTTTGTTCATAACCTTGGTCTTTGTTATGCTTCCATTGGTCTTGTACAAACGTGTAG AATCCTTGAAGTACAGTTCAGCAGTGTCAACTTTTCTGGCAGTGGTGTTTGTTGCAATATGTTCTGGGATGGCAGTTGTTGCAGTCTTgcaaggaaaaacacaaaccccAAGATTGTTTCCTCGCTTAGATTACCAAACATCCTTCTTTGATCTCTTCACGGCAGTTCCAGTTGTAGTTACGGCCTTCACATTTCATTTCAATG TGCATCCAATTGGGTTTGAGCTTGCCAAGGCATCCCACATGACCAAAGCGGTTCGACTAGCCTTGATGCTCTGTGCTGTCATATACTTTGCAATCGGTCTATTCGGGTACCTCTTATTCGGAGACTCGACACAATCGGACATTCTGATCAATTTCGATCAGAATGCTGGTTCTGCAGTTGGTTCCTTGCTCAATGGTGTGGTCCGCATAAGCTATGCATTACACATCATGCTGGTGTTTCCTCTTTTGAACTTCTCCCTGAGAGCCAACATAGATGAACTCCTCTTCCCCAAGAAGCCTATGCTTGCCAATGACAACAAAAGATTTGTGATCCTTACTCTGGTGCTTCTAGTCGTCAGCTACCTTGCCGCCATAGCTATTCCGGATATTTGGTACTTCTTTCAGTTTCTGGGATCCACAACTGCGTTGTGCCTTGCCTTTGTTTTCCCAGGAGCTATTGTTTTAAG GGATGCTTATGAGGTATCAACGAGAAGGGACAAAATTATAGCACTAGTTATGATTATACTAGCTGTAGTAACAAGTGTGATGGCCATTTCCACCAATGTATATAATGCTTTGAGTAGCAAGTCATGA